A window of the Cytophagaceae bacterium genome harbors these coding sequences:
- a CDS encoding response regulator transcription factor yields MNKRQILVIDDEPQIRKLLEIALESHDYKVITAEDGKKGKQLAASFFPDLILLDLNLPDTYGLDLLEELTEWYNGPVIILSVIDQESEVVRALDSGATDYLTKPFRTAELMARIRLALKRSESKENITVLQFGDLELDLVARIVKKNGDILKLTATEYSLLVLFAKNEGRVLTHQYILKNFKGVGFQTETQYLRVFVGTLRKKIEDNPNKPIHILTENGVGYRFQ; encoded by the coding sequence ATGAATAAGCGACAAATATTGGTAATCGATGACGAACCTCAAATTAGGAAATTGCTGGAGATAGCCCTTGAAAGTCATGATTACAAAGTAATTACTGCTGAAGATGGCAAAAAGGGGAAACAATTGGCTGCCAGTTTTTTCCCGGATCTGATTTTGCTGGATTTAAATTTACCTGATACATACGGACTCGATTTACTTGAAGAATTAACCGAATGGTACAATGGCCCGGTAATTATACTTTCAGTAATAGATCAGGAATCAGAAGTGGTCAGGGCTCTCGATAGCGGTGCAACGGATTATCTCACCAAGCCATTTCGTACAGCAGAGCTTATGGCCAGAATAAGATTGGCCTTAAAAAGATCTGAATCCAAAGAAAATATAACAGTGCTGCAATTTGGTGACCTGGAATTAGACCTGGTTGCCCGTATCGTCAAAAAGAATGGCGATATACTTAAACTCACCGCAACCGAATACAGTCTTTTGGTACTTTTTGCAAAAAATGAAGGCCGGGTACTAACCCACCAATATATCCTAAAAAACTTCAAAGGGGTAGGTTTTCAAACCGAAACACAATATCTGAGAGTCTTTGTGGGTACGCTCAGAAAAAAAATCGAGGACAATCCCAATAAACCCATTCATATCCTGACCGAAAATGGGGTAGGGTACCGCTTCCAGTAA
- a CDS encoding putative addiction module antidote protein, with the protein METSKFDIADYLDSNEMIAEYLNEVLSAGNDADIIAAIGNIAKSIGMTKIAQETGMSRPSLYKALNEGSKPQFETIMKVLRAIGGQIQIRPVGV; encoded by the coding sequence ATGGAAACTTCAAAATTTGATATTGCGGATTACCTAGACAGCAACGAAATGATTGCAGAATACCTAAATGAAGTATTGTCAGCAGGAAATGATGCTGATATAATTGCAGCCATTGGGAATATTGCCAAATCTATCGGAATGACAAAAATTGCACAGGAAACCGGTATGAGCAGACCTAGTTTGTATAAAGCTCTGAATGAAGGATCAAAACCACAATTTGAAACAATCATGAAAGTGCTCCGGGCTATTGGCGGACAGATTCAAATAAGACCTGTTGGGGTATAG
- a CDS encoding serine hydrolase: MYFPPNTGNNWELTSMKSLGWNEAAVADLKNFLKEKHSKSFMILVNGRIVMEEYFDGHTATDTWTWNSAGKTLVSTTTGIAEQEGLLNINNKVSDYLGSGWTSAPKDKENLITVRHLLTMSSGLDESNNRVIKENLTYVADAGTRWAYANVFQKLMDVVAAGSKKDFEAFFQARLRDKIGMDGTWRDGLIFRLFHSTTRSMARFGILALNRGKWKDEQIINETYFNNATNTSQNINPSYGYLWWLNGKAKYMVPGSQTVFPGMLVPNAPADMFAAMGAEDQRLFVIPSKNMIVVRMGDASEPLNPSFAISGFDKALWEKINAVVK; encoded by the coding sequence ATGTATTTCCCCCCAAATACCGGCAACAACTGGGAGCTGACTTCCATGAAGTCGCTGGGATGGAATGAAGCCGCGGTGGCAGACCTGAAGAATTTCCTGAAAGAAAAACACTCCAAATCCTTCATGATCCTCGTCAATGGCCGTATCGTGATGGAAGAATATTTCGATGGCCACACTGCCACCGACACCTGGACCTGGAACAGTGCCGGCAAAACGCTGGTTTCGACCACCACGGGCATTGCAGAGCAGGAAGGCCTCCTCAACATCAACAACAAAGTATCTGATTATCTGGGCTCCGGCTGGACCAGTGCTCCCAAAGACAAAGAAAACCTCATCACGGTCAGACATCTGCTCACTATGTCTTCGGGGCTCGACGAGAGCAATAACAGGGTCATAAAGGAAAACCTTACCTATGTCGCCGATGCCGGCACCCGCTGGGCCTATGCCAACGTATTCCAAAAGCTCATGGACGTGGTAGCCGCCGGCAGCAAGAAAGACTTTGAAGCCTTTTTCCAGGCCAGGCTGAGAGACAAAATCGGGATGGATGGCACCTGGAGAGACGGCCTCATTTTCAGGCTTTTTCATAGCACCACCCGGAGCATGGCACGCTTTGGCATATTGGCCCTCAACCGTGGCAAATGGAAAGACGAACAGATCATCAATGAGACATATTTCAATAATGCCACCAACACTTCCCAAAACATCAACCCCTCTTACGGGTATCTGTGGTGGCTCAATGGCAAAGCAAAATATATGGTGCCGGGCAGCCAGACGGTGTTCCCGGGCATGCTGGTGCCCAATGCCCCCGCCGACATGTTTGCGGCCATGGGTGCCGAAGACCAGCGATTATTTGTGATACCCAGCAAGAATATGATTGTGGTGCGTATGGGCGATGCCTCTGAGCCTCTCAATCCTTCCTTTGCCATCTCCGGCTTTGACAAGGCCCTCTGGGAAAAAATCAATGCGGTGGTGAAGTAA
- a CDS encoding PAS domain-containing sensor histidine kinase, which produces MLDFQAVLISSVLSALILNYFFIKPYYTFHIHSTEDILMFSIYFVIVVIYATLSNRILRQQEILKEKQEGDKLLNIYQTVLNSLSHEFRTPLAAIITATDTLKENSPYLTDKMKLEILNEVEIASNRLKEQTDNLLNMGRLDSGMYKVKTEWCDINDLINNVLHRFELGNRILEVKSKGALPFYKIDIAIWEQILSNICSNVEKYTPSDANILFKIFPADGVLELQYSDDGLGIPEEYHIKIFEKFFRVNSAGKSGTGLGMSIIKGFVELQNGKIEIEENKPAGLFLKIIVPAETTYINQLNYE; this is translated from the coding sequence TTGCTTGATTTTCAAGCTGTATTGATATCTTCGGTTTTGAGTGCTTTGATTTTAAACTACTTTTTTATCAAACCTTATTACACTTTTCACATCCACAGCACCGAAGACATCCTTATGTTCAGTATTTATTTTGTGATTGTGGTAATTTATGCCACACTTTCCAACAGGATTTTGCGGCAACAGGAAATCCTGAAAGAAAAGCAGGAAGGAGATAAGTTGTTAAATATCTATCAGACAGTACTTAATTCACTGAGTCATGAATTCAGAACTCCTTTAGCCGCCATTATTACTGCTACTGATACCTTAAAGGAAAATTCACCCTATCTCACAGATAAAATGAAACTGGAGATTCTGAACGAGGTAGAAATCGCAAGTAACCGCCTGAAGGAGCAAACCGATAATCTGCTGAATATGGGAAGGCTGGATTCGGGAATGTACAAAGTGAAAACCGAATGGTGTGATATTAATGATTTGATAAATAATGTCTTACATAGATTTGAGTTAGGCAACCGAATTCTGGAAGTAAAGTCAAAAGGTGCCCTGCCTTTCTATAAAATCGATATTGCCATCTGGGAGCAAATCCTATCTAATATTTGTTCTAATGTCGAAAAATATACACCATCTGATGCAAATATCCTTTTTAAAATATTTCCGGCGGATGGCGTTTTAGAATTACAATATTCTGACGATGGCCTGGGAATTCCGGAGGAATATCATATCAAAATCTTTGAAAAGTTTTTTAGGGTAAATTCGGCAGGAAAAAGCGGAACAGGTCTCGGGATGTCCATCATTAAAGGTTTTGTAGAATTACAGAACGGAAAAATAGAGATTGAGGAAAATAAACCAGCGGGATTATTTTTAAAGATCATAGTACCGGCAGAAACCACTTATATCAATCAACTCAATTATGAATAA
- a CDS encoding DUF1593 domain-containing protein has protein sequence MVKVFFRIFFLCLIFSGNSQIWAQSQKPRTIVTTDGELDDVDSFIRMLLYSNEYKVEGLIVSSSQWHYKGDGKGTKFTSEMEMTKKLYGERTELRWPGEQWIYDLIGAYGKVYSNLIQHSKDYPTHKYLKDRIRIGNIDFEGEMEKDTPGSDFIKVKLLDDDTSPLYLQVWGGTNTIARALRSIEDEYKNTPKWNSIYKKVCKKAILYAILDQDATYKKYIEPNWKDIKVYYNANQFWSFAYFWKRAVPEQLQPYLEGKFMGDIINNHGPLLKMYYSYGDGNPPLGELEDIYSNMEQAKKNQWGSFGQYDFISEGDSPAFLHLVDVGLNNLENPNYGGWGGRLIQSKTTPSRWEDGAPAADFNPFTQKMDDAYAQTRWIPAIQNDFAARADWCIKDYKGANHAPKISVKANYLSAKPGQKLNIQVTTSDPDRNFVTMKYWQYQEVGNTDKKLEVLPQSTGVNIVIPSDAKSGDVFHLIAEGTDTGKPALTRYQRIVISVK, from the coding sequence ATTGTGAAAGTTTTTTTTCGGATATTCTTCCTATGTTTGATTTTTTCAGGAAATAGCCAGATATGGGCTCAATCCCAAAAACCCCGCACCATCGTCACCACCGATGGCGAGCTGGATGACGTGGATTCGTTTATCAGGATGTTGCTGTATTCCAATGAGTACAAAGTAGAAGGACTGATTGTCAGCAGCTCACAGTGGCATTATAAAGGTGATGGCAAAGGCACTAAGTTTACTTCTGAAATGGAGATGACCAAAAAGCTCTATGGTGAACGCACCGAGCTCCGCTGGCCGGGCGAGCAGTGGATATATGATTTGATAGGTGCCTACGGAAAAGTTTATTCCAATCTCATCCAACATTCCAAAGATTACCCTACGCATAAATACCTGAAAGACAGGATCAGAATCGGGAACATAGACTTTGAAGGTGAAATGGAAAAAGACACACCCGGCTCAGATTTTATCAAAGTCAAATTGCTGGATGACGACACTTCGCCACTCTATCTGCAAGTATGGGGCGGCACCAATACCATCGCACGGGCATTGAGGAGTATCGAAGACGAATATAAAAACACGCCGAAATGGAATAGCATTTATAAGAAAGTTTGTAAAAAGGCCATACTTTACGCCATTCTCGACCAGGACGCCACTTATAAAAAATACATTGAACCCAACTGGAAAGACATCAAAGTATATTACAATGCCAACCAATTCTGGAGTTTTGCTTATTTCTGGAAACGAGCTGTTCCTGAGCAACTTCAACCTTATCTGGAAGGGAAATTTATGGGGGATATCATCAATAACCACGGACCTCTACTGAAAATGTATTACAGTTACGGTGACGGGAATCCGCCACTGGGAGAGTTGGAAGACATCTACAGCAATATGGAACAGGCCAAAAAGAATCAATGGGGAAGTTTCGGGCAATACGACTTCATATCCGAAGGTGATTCTCCGGCATTCCTGCATTTGGTGGATGTGGGACTCAATAATCTCGAAAACCCAAATTATGGCGGTTGGGGTGGAAGGCTCATCCAATCCAAAACCACGCCCAGCCGCTGGGAAGACGGTGCCCCTGCTGCGGACTTTAATCCTTTTACCCAGAAAATGGATGATGCCTACGCCCAAACCCGCTGGATTCCGGCCATCCAGAATGATTTTGCTGCCCGTGCCGACTGGTGTATCAAAGACTATAAAGGTGCCAATCATGCACCAAAAATCTCTGTGAAAGCAAACTATCTTTCCGCCAAACCCGGACAGAAATTAAATATTCAGGTGACCACCAGTGATCCTGACAGAAATTTTGTTACGATGAAATATTGGCAATATCAGGAAGTCGGAAATACAGATAAGAAATTGGAGGTACTTCCACAAAGTACGGGTGTAAACATTGTTATCCCCTCTGATGCCAAATCAGGAGATGTTTTTCATCTTATCGCAGAAGGTACCGACACCGGGAAGCCGGCATTAACGAGATATCAGAGAATTGTGATTTCTGTAAAATAG
- a CDS encoding TlpA family protein disulfide reductase, which produces MKITIQYLLIGIILLSSCGQNRRPKPDFYKNLYTQEILNKTQYLELIKSLSAKYNDSTKTIPDIKIHFKSLEISNDSIIQPFKYDVRIGNEYIVRADSFEKIGMKISPKTFLTTNGERIQIGGKQTKPTLINLWFVECGGCVAEIPALNKLQENYADKVNFIAITFDDDKKVLRFLKNKEFNFKHITNANQFIEYIGTKPYPENIFIDKDGFIRNIEGGLGKNEDLDLETKYFGSIIEKLLLPTTKASKQNSASYSTTKNTKF; this is translated from the coding sequence ATGAAAATAACAATTCAATATCTGCTGATAGGTATAATCTTATTATCAAGTTGCGGACAAAATAGAAGACCAAAACCTGATTTTTATAAAAATCTATACACTCAAGAGATTTTAAATAAGACGCAATACCTGGAACTAATAAAATCTCTTTCAGCTAAATACAATGATTCAACTAAAACAATTCCAGATATTAAGATACATTTTAAATCATTGGAAATTTCCAATGATTCAATAATTCAACCATTTAAATATGACGTAAGAATTGGAAATGAATACATAGTTAGGGCAGATTCATTTGAAAAAATAGGTATGAAAATATCTCCGAAAACTTTTTTAACGACCAATGGAGAAAGAATTCAAATAGGAGGAAAACAAACAAAACCAACTCTTATAAATCTTTGGTTCGTTGAGTGTGGTGGCTGTGTGGCAGAGATACCAGCGTTAAATAAGTTGCAGGAAAATTATGCAGATAAGGTGAATTTTATAGCAATTACTTTTGACGATGACAAAAAGGTATTGCGTTTTTTAAAAAATAAAGAGTTCAACTTCAAACACATAACAAATGCAAACCAATTTATAGAATATATAGGAACCAAACCATATCCCGAAAATATTTTTATAGATAAAGACGGATTTATTCGAAACATTGAAGGTGGTCTTGGTAAAAACGAAGATTTAGATTTAGAGACAAAGTATTTTGGTTCTATAATTGAGAAATTACTACTTCCAACAACCAAAGCTTCAAAACAAAATTCGGCAAGCTATTCGACAACCAAAAATACAAAATTCTAG
- a CDS encoding NUDIX domain-containing protein encodes MNKIPVGLKRTATLCILRHKDKFLLLKRLKEPNKNSFTPVGGKLEPFESPLKSAIRETFEETGIKIDTMKYCGILTETSPTEYNWTGYVYIADIDFIDPPFCNEGTLKWIGFEELLKVPTPKTDWYIYKYILENKPFAFSAEYDENLKILSMTEEIEGKIIL; translated from the coding sequence ATGAACAAGATACCTGTAGGACTTAAAAGAACAGCGACTCTTTGTATTTTAAGGCATAAAGATAAATTTCTATTACTTAAAAGACTCAAAGAGCCAAACAAAAATAGTTTTACGCCGGTTGGTGGAAAATTGGAGCCTTTTGAAAGCCCTTTGAAGTCGGCCATCCGTGAAACTTTTGAGGAGACTGGGATTAAAATTGATACAATGAAGTATTGCGGAATTTTAACCGAGACTTCACCAACAGAGTATAACTGGACAGGATATGTTTACATTGCAGATATTGATTTTATTGATCCTCCTTTTTGCAATGAAGGAACCTTGAAGTGGATTGGTTTTGAGGAATTATTAAAAGTACCAACACCCAAAACAGATTGGTATATCTACAAGTATATTCTTGAAAATAAACCATTTGCGTTTAGTGCAGAATATGATGAAAATCTTAAAATTTTGTCAATGACAGAAGAAATTGAAGGGAAAATAATTTTGTAA
- a CDS encoding GntP family permease encodes MTILLLVVSVVLIIAGTSKLKIHPFIVLFTVALFYAIATGVGVKGIETGIKEGFGNTIGNIGLVIIFGVIIGTFLEKTGAALKMAEQIMKIIGMSRVPWIMASMGYIISIPVFADSGFVILNALNKSLTRKAGLSIITTAVSLSMGLMATHTMVPPTPGPIGAAGILNAQLGLVILLGLIVSFLALFPTVLFIIYVGKRNFLRPETEEHLQTQQPTPPTLFKSVLPILIPLGFIILKSLQDYRPFIKHEGLVSAISFLGTPVIALFMGFLFSLLLPAKLEKSMFGNKGWISESIINSAEIIAITGAGAIFGKMIQLSGIGDMISGSMGDLNLGLMLPFLIAVLLKTAQGSSTIAIITSASIVAPILPQLGLDSEIYKALTVVAIGAGSAVASHVNDSFFWVVTQLSGMSVSQGYKSQTAASAVLGFSALLVCYLLKAFL; translated from the coding sequence ATGACGATCCTCTTATTGGTGGTTTCGGTGGTATTAATAATTGCCGGAACTTCAAAACTCAAAATACATCCTTTCATTGTGCTTTTTACTGTAGCACTTTTTTATGCCATAGCCACCGGTGTAGGTGTAAAGGGCATAGAAACAGGCATAAAGGAGGGATTTGGGAATACGATAGGCAATATTGGCCTTGTGATAATTTTTGGGGTGATCATCGGCACTTTCCTTGAAAAAACCGGTGCTGCTCTCAAAATGGCCGAACAAATAATGAAAATCATCGGCATGAGCAGGGTGCCCTGGATCATGGCCTCCATGGGCTATATAATTTCGATTCCCGTTTTTGCAGACTCAGGCTTTGTGATATTAAACGCTCTCAATAAATCCTTAACCCGAAAAGCGGGCCTTTCTATCATCACCACGGCCGTGTCGCTATCTATGGGCTTAATGGCAACCCACACGATGGTGCCACCTACGCCGGGGCCAATTGGAGCCGCCGGCATACTCAATGCCCAGCTGGGACTGGTTATATTGTTGGGATTAATCGTAAGCTTTCTGGCATTGTTTCCTACGGTGCTTTTTATCATTTATGTCGGTAAAAGAAATTTTTTAAGGCCAGAAACTGAGGAACACCTGCAAACCCAGCAACCTACGCCCCCAACCCTGTTCAAATCGGTATTGCCCATCCTAATTCCGCTCGGATTTATCATATTAAAATCACTGCAGGACTACCGCCCCTTCATCAAACATGAGGGCTTGGTATCGGCCATTTCATTTTTGGGTACGCCGGTTATTGCCTTGTTTATGGGTTTTTTATTTTCTTTACTCTTGCCTGCCAAACTGGAGAAAAGTATGTTTGGCAACAAAGGATGGATAAGCGAAAGCATAATTAATTCTGCCGAAATTATAGCCATCACCGGGGCTGGTGCGATTTTTGGAAAAATGATACAACTCAGCGGGATTGGAGACATGATAAGTGGCTCCATGGGTGACCTCAACCTTGGCTTAATGCTGCCATTTCTGATTGCAGTGTTGTTAAAAACCGCCCAGGGCTCCTCTACCATTGCCATCATCACTTCGGCATCTATTGTTGCTCCGATATTGCCTCAACTCGGCTTAGATTCAGAGATATACAAAGCTCTGACAGTAGTTGCCATAGGAGCAGGCTCGGCAGTGGCCAGCCATGTAAACGATAGTTTTTTCTGGGTGGTCACGCAGCTGTCAGGTATGAGTGTAAGTCAGGGATATAAATCGCAAACTGCCGCATCGGCGGTATTGGGCTTCTCGGCTCTTCTGGTTTGTTATCTATTGAAGGCTTTTCTTTAA